The Musa acuminata AAA Group cultivar baxijiao chromosome BXJ3-6, Cavendish_Baxijiao_AAA, whole genome shotgun sequence region AATTAAGCCCATTGTTGCCGATCATGACTTGGACTCTTTTTCTATTTCGCAGCATGCATGCAGGGAGAGCACCAAGTGGTTAGGGTTGTTTCTGATTAATATAAGAACGGAGAGAACGCAGAAAAAGAATAACTGACAGCTGCAGGTTGGTTGGTGACTCCAGGCAGCTTAGCTAAGCTGCCTGGATACTACAGGCTGCCTGTATCATATCAATCAACTAATAATGCTCTTATATCATTCAAGCTTCCACCTTCTCCAGTTTTTAAAGCAAGTCATCTCTTACTCCAGAAAAGAAGATCTCGACTCCAAACCAAGTCATGGATTCAGAGTGGCATTGTGTAGACATGCTTGCAGGATGCACAAGGAAAACAAGGTCTCCTTGAAAATGATGTCGTACCCGATGACATTGATGCTTTGAATTGGAACCAACCATCAACATCAATGATACATAGTTTTCTTTGCTGTTTAGGTAGAACTACTTGTTGAATTCTTTGTTTATCTCCTCCCAAGCATTCTATCAGAAttcctttctttttcatttttcattGCACATGCAATCTCTTCTCTTGAATACATAAATGACTTGAAGGCAtcattctttttctctctttctttcaagaaaaatatgttcCAACTACATGTAATCTCTCTCAGGTATTGTTTAATTGCAAGTGCTCAGCATTGAAGATGGATCCAAAAGCCAGCTAATTCCAGCCTCGCTATACTCTCCCTCTCTTTCTTATATACCATGCGACCCTCCGGCCTCCTTCCACTGCCCCTCACCACCACCTCATACTCCATGGCCTCGTCATCAGTCTCCGCGGTGCTCAGCTTCgccacattgcttctcttgaccgCGCCCCTGGTGCGATCCCAGCCGGCCGCCGCTGCGCCGGCCCCTGCCGGACCGCTCAACCTCACCGCCATCCTCGTCAAGGGCGGGAATTTCAACTCCTTCATACGCCTCCTGCAGCAGACCCGGGTGGACGAGCAGCTCAACAGCCAGCTCAACAACAGCTTCAATGGCCTCACCGTCTTCGCCCCCACCGACAACGCCTTCGGCGGTCTCAAGGCCGGCACGCTCAACAGCCTCAACCAGCAAGAGCAGGTCGAGCTCGTGCTCTACCACGTCCTCCCGCGCTACTATAGCCTGACCATTTTCCAGACCGCGAGCAACCCGCTGCCGACGCAGGCGTCGGGGAAGACCGGCGTGTTCAAGCTCAACGTGACCACCACGACGAGCAATCAGGCCAACGTCTCCACCGGCGTCGTCGAGACGGCCATCAACACTCCGCTCTACTCCGAATTCCCCCTCGCCGTCTACCCCGTCGAGAAGGTGCTGCTGCCGTACGAGATCTTCGGCCCACAGCCTCCGGCAGCGGCCCCAGCGCCGTCGACGAAGAAACCCAACTCCCCACCTTCCTCGTCCGCCGGAGAAGGTGCTGATTCGCCCTCCGAGGGCAGCACCCGTTCCGGGGCGAGCTTGAAGGGAAGGGGAGTAGGGTGGAGCTTCATCGCGGCGGTTGGTGTCTTAGGCATTGCAGCTGGTAATCTGCTGTAGGAGTCGGAGCTACCTACTCCACTGTATCATTGCTTGGCATGGATTCGTCGAGTGTTCTCCTTCATTGTTGTGCTCTTCTCCGACTTTATCTACTTACATTCATGTACTGAGTTTTCTTCATCAGATTCTTCCTTTGTTAATTTCCTCCTCATTAATACATGATGATTCATTCGTTGCAGCCTCCATTTAGGGTTTTCATTGGTTTTCCATTTAATGAGTCAAGAGGAAAGTGACACGGGCATGTGCAAATCACACAAACTCTTTCTTGGGTGTTCATGTGATGACACATGAAGGAAACAATTCCAACAAGTCAAATTAATGTGGCACAGATCAGCTGGAAGCATCTTTTATCAAAGTCGAACGGAAAAGATGTGCTACCTACCAACCCTTGTGTACATTGATTAGTAGATTTAGCGAAGAACTAAAAGAATGCGTACATTGATTAGTTGAAATGGAAGACACCAGATCTCAAATATTCATCCATTCAACTAAATCTTTGACTCGACCACCACCACACCACCTAAGCAGTTGACTAAAATAGTAAACTTTTTGCTAACCCAAATAAGACTGCATCTGAATGTGAATGCAGATCAGTGATAGCTGTACTGATCACTACTGGGTCAAACAGTACTGAGAGCCAGCAATTAATCCATGTTCCAAATGGCTGAGGCATCCTCTTCACCAACTTAACTAAGCTTTCAATACATTGTTTTTCATCAAAGAGTGAAGAAAAAAACCTTGAAATATATGTGACAATTATACAGTGGATATATACGGTCAGTCTGGTGCTGTTGGCTCTTTCTTCCGTTTCTTCTAGTGGTGTTTATGATGGGTACCACAAAGTTAGGAAAGGAAGATGTCTATATATGGCTAAGCCAAACGATAGCTTTGGTTGAATTCAGCTGATAAACTTTAGTCCTGCCAAAACAAACATCTTAGGTGTTCGAAATTAGAAGGGAAAccctcaaaatttttaatttagttcTTGAAACGTAGAATACAATCAAACGCGCGTTGAACATCCTACCTCAAATTCTAAACATGACAAACAAGCACTTGAACTATTCTTTTATTAAACCGATAGTTATATAATTGATACTATATCAACGTGGCACTTGGACTATTTCTTCAACGGTTATGATCGATGCTATATAGGAGCAATTATAAATTACTCCTACAGTTAACTATGGTTAACATCCCAGTTGCTATACTTTAACAAGTAGCATGGGGTCTCTCAACACTTACgaaggtaaaatatttaatctcaattcttcttaTGTCGTTAATTTCATCGATGGAAAAAATAGCACGTATTGTCACGAGCAAAAAAAACACAaataaaaaggataaaaatataattttattatttttaaattattaaatttatatccacttctCACCTTAACcgatttctcttcctctcttcttaccTTCTTTTTGTCGCTCGCTCACTACACCCGTTTGACCTATATCACTCTTGCACCACTTAACCATCGTTGCACCTATAACATTCGTTGTCGTCGCTCCTGCACCACTCGACCATTGCCTCTCCTACACCTCTCGTTACTATCGCAACGGACCTAGCTCGCCTACTGTACCCTACTCGCTTGCCGCACTTGTTCACTAGTCACCTCATCATCCCTGCCTTGGTCGATGGCAGTCTCATCATTATCAGAGAAGTTTACTGCCTATGCGTCTCTATTTCAAAATTGACCCAACAAAAACTCGGTGTTCCAACCATGTGTCAACACCAAGGTCCAACGATAGGACGGCTTCACCTTTGGGATTGTCTTCTTCAATCTGGACTTGTTCCTCCTCAACTAGAGCTTGCAACTATTCCTTTGTGATAgtcgcctctccctctcctcccatGATGGTGCTCAGCTTGCCATCTTTCACCCCCAGGTTGATGAGATCTCTCTCCTCATtgttaccaccaccaccaccaaccccAATATTCGATTCATCCCCCTTTTTTATCTCCtctattttgatatatatatatatatatatatatatatatatatatatatatatatatatatatgaatctaATATCTTAACCGGgttgataaatatatttaattgcACTTCGAATATTGTATTAAATCTGttcttatattattataaatatgcATCATCAACCAGATATTACTTCTTTGCTTTCCAGATCAATAGTGAAGGATTTATGGTGGTATTTGCTGACAAAAAGTATGCAAGAAGGTCCTCTCATGTCTTTGTTGGTAACGGTTCATATGCTATGGCACTGTAGCAAATGCACCCAATTGTACGGCAAATGAGTGACGGGTAAGTAAGTAAAAAAAACGGAACCGAAAGAGGACAGGAGGAAAAATCAATTAGAGCGagaagtggatataaatttaataatttttaaaataataaaaatatattttaattttttttattagtatttttttgTACTTACACCAAGTGATGATTTTTTCTTTAGACGAAATTAACGATGTAAGAAGAATCGAGGttaaatgtttcatttttgtAAATATAAAGATCTAGATGTTATATTTTAAAGTATAGAAATCGAGatactaatcataattaactatAGGAGGTAATCTATAATTATCTCTACTATTTAAGATAATATTTATGTTTGATTTTTGAATGTATGCTATAATAACATAGAAGGGTATTTTCTTATTAAATCAATGATGGTAAAATTAATTCTATTGAAAGAGtaatgtattttttataatttaaaattaattatgaaactCATTATGAGTTCTTTATATCCacaacaaataaaaaaaacttaCTCTACCATCCGGGAGATCTTACTGTAGGCATCTTCATTTTAGTCCTTTACGAGActgaatcagaaaaaaaaaaaaaaaaaagccaataTATGGTCGCCACCGTGTCCATGGACTTCCAGGGCTGTCAATTTAGACCTGCAAGTCTTTTCTACGAAGTCAAGCAAACCTTTTGGCCCTTTCAGTAACTTAAATTACTTGTCGAAAGACTAACGTTTGGAAAGGGGCCCACAGAAAATATGATGTTAGGGCGGCTCTGTTGGACTGCCACGTAAGGTGAGAGAGAGTTGGGGAGGCGTCGTTTGGTACTATACCTATATAAAAGATTAATTACAGAGTTAAACCACGGAGAAAACATTTATCTGCCGCTGTTACCAGCGGCCCGTATTAATACCTTTCCCTTTTGCCGCGTCCCCTGTTGCCTTTCTCTCGGCTGCTTGCTTCCATCTTTCAATGTTGGTGATCGATTAAAgcgtctctttttcttcttccttctcctcctcgattCTCTTCTCTTGCCCTCAACCCGAGCTCCTCGATTCCACTACCAATTCCCAGTTTCAGGGTTTCACCCTCGATTCCCCTTCCCCGATCACGCACCTGATCGCTCGATCGGCCGCCATGGGGAAGGGTTCCAAGTCGGTCTCGCACCAGCTTTTCAAGGACAAGGCCAGGAACCGGGTGGACGACCTCCAGGAGATGTTCACCGACCTCCAGTCCGCCCTCAAGGAGAGCCGCGCCGCCGACGTCGCCGTCCTCGAGGAGCAGGTCCACCAGATGCTCCGCGAGTGGAGGGCCGAACTCAATCAGGCATCCCCCGCGACCTCCCTGCAGGTAATCCAATCTAAAAGCCCCTATTTTTGTTTCCGTCTTCGGTTTTTCTGTTGGTTTGTTCGGTCAGTTGGAGTCGTGGTTGATTCTGGGTGGACAGGCGAACACCCCCGACACTTCGGATCTGTTCTCGGAGACTCTTCGGCTGTTGCAGCTGAGCGAGGAGGAGGATGACGCAACGAGCAAGCTGGCCGATTTGGCATTCAGGAACACTCCAAAGCCTGAACAGGTGGAGTTCCAACAAGCTGATGTTGGAGCCACGCAAGGTAGAGAGGCTGCTACCTTCTATCAAGAGGTGAATATGATCTGAAGCCTGAATGTTGTTTTCTATtgtatatcaataaaatatttgtTTTCGTCGTGCAATTAAATATGGTAAttgtgcatttgaataaatatattaataaaatccAATTTTGTTACTGTCACGGTTTTAGTTGGAGAATAGAATCTACAATTTCAGTGGAACTTTAGGGAAAGAAGAAAGTTACATGAATAGAGTGAAAAAAACGTTGATGCAAGCTCTAACATCAAAACGTCATTAGTTTAAGAGAATGCTTCAGAATTCTCAAGAACAATGAAGAATTGCCAATTTGGTAAATCTAACAGCGTGACATGAAAAACCATTTCCTTTGACACAAGACAAGGACCATTTGGTGCAAGTTTAGTTGATCAAGTATGACAGCTTTTTAGTCAGTCCTTATAAAAGTATAGATGAGATTACTCAAGTCATTGTCTAATTGTAGATAAGATTATGAATATATTTATCTTTTCTGTTCCCTTCATCAGACTGCATTCTCAGTTTAAGCAGATGAGTGTTAGCAACATCAATTCAGTAATTGTTTCATACTGATGcttgatgaaagaatttttatgtCCTTTCTTTCTCATTTACTAACACATCATTTCTCATCATATCTGGGAGGTGTTTTATTTGGAGTTGTTGTGAGCATTCTTGGACCAATCAGCATTCTAACATTTAACATTGTGCATAGCAACATTTATTTACATAGAAAAGCGAAGAAAGGAAAAATGACAACACACTTTGCTAATCTGAATTTTATGGATTGTGGATAGTTCTTAGGACTGCTAGAATGGAACAATCAATTCCACTCTTTCTAAGTGCATAAATCATTGATTAGAGTTGGGGTCCTAACTAGTTTCAAGGAAAGTGGAACAATCAATTCCACTTTCTTTGTCCTACATAACCATGCTTATTGTTTTTGACAATTCATTTTCTCACACGTTGTGGTGTATTTCTATCTTAAGGAAAATCTGCTAATCCATGCAAGGCAAATCCTTTAAGATTCAAAATTACCCTTTTTTTATTCCACTTGGCCACATGAATGGTGCATTGGAGTCTCTTAAAGAGGTGCCCATGGTGAAACCAACAAGGG contains the following coding sequences:
- the LOC135640647 gene encoding fasciclin-like arabinogalactan protein 12; its protein translation is MASSSVSAVLSFATLLLLTAPLVRSQPAAAAPAPAGPLNLTAILVKGGNFNSFIRLLQQTRVDEQLNSQLNNSFNGLTVFAPTDNAFGGLKAGTLNSLNQQEQVELVLYHVLPRYYSLTIFQTASNPLPTQASGKTGVFKLNVTTTTSNQANVSTGVVETAINTPLYSEFPLAVYPVEKVLLPYEIFGPQPPAAAPAPSTKKPNSPPSSSAGEGADSPSEGSTRSGASLKGRGVGWSFIAAVGVLGIAAGNLL